In a single window of the Ignavibacteria bacterium genome:
- a CDS encoding exo-alpha-sialidase, with protein sequence MKNMKYISYTIAFIFIVHCTVINENCFTQWGPDLRLTNASGSSNTTHNHAWSVASNGNVVHALFYDDRDGNQEIYYKRSINAGTTWGTDTRLTNNSASSLMPSISIVDNLVHAVWHDNRDGNWEVYYKRSTDMGITWGMDTRITNNSATNWHPSIAVFGSNVHIVWRDNRDGNQEIYYKNSTDGGVTWGADVRLTINSSFSWMANIAVYNSVVHIVWQDNRDGNYEIYYKRSPDGGLSWGVDTRMTNNSAISEVPSISVSNQNVHIVWGDQRDGNKEIYYKRSPDGGISWGPDVRVTSNSAISDYPCIAVYNSILHIVWHDNRDGNTEIYYKLSMDGGLNWGTDTRITNNPSSSEYASVSIAGYNLHIVWQDNRDGNYEIYYKRDPTGNPTSISVINTEIPKYFSLSQNYPNPFNPMTNIEFSTGKYSHIRITVSDLLGRETEKLVDLNLNPGVYNAVFEGRNYPSGIYFYTMYIDGIKFDTKKMMVLK encoded by the coding sequence TTGAAAAACATGAAATATATTAGTTATACAATTGCTTTCATTTTTATTGTACATTGTACTGTAATAAATGAAAATTGTTTTACGCAGTGGGGTCCCGATCTCAGGTTGACGAACGCATCGGGTAGTTCTAATACTACTCACAATCATGCGTGGAGTGTTGCATCAAACGGGAATGTTGTACATGCATTATTTTATGATGATCGCGATGGTAATCAAGAAATATATTATAAACGCTCTATTAACGCAGGCACAACCTGGGGAACGGATACACGGCTAACAAATAACTCCGCTTCATCTCTAATGCCTTCTATTTCAATTGTCGACAATTTAGTACATGCAGTATGGCACGATAACCGTGATGGCAACTGGGAAGTTTACTACAAACGATCAACTGACATGGGTATAACATGGGGAATGGATACACGAATTACTAATAACTCAGCAACTAATTGGCATCCCTCAATTGCTGTCTTTGGTTCAAATGTACATATTGTATGGAGAGACAATCGAGATGGCAACCAAGAGATATATTACAAAAACTCAACAGACGGAGGAGTGACTTGGGGAGCCGATGTACGCTTGACAATTAATTCTTCTTTTTCATGGATGGCAAACATCGCAGTTTATAACTCGGTTGTGCATATAGTGTGGCAGGATAATCGCGATGGTAATTATGAGATTTACTATAAACGGTCGCCCGATGGTGGTTTGAGTTGGGGAGTGGATACACGCATGACAAATAATTCTGCAATTTCTGAGGTTCCTTCCATTTCTGTTTCAAATCAGAATGTGCATATTGTATGGGGAGACCAACGCGACGGCAATAAAGAGATTTACTACAAACGGTCGCCCGATGGGGGTATAAGTTGGGGACCTGATGTACGCGTTACCAGTAACTCTGCTATTTCTGATTATCCATGCATTGCAGTATACAACTCGATATTGCATATTGTCTGGCATGATAATCGCGACGGCAATACTGAGATCTATTATAAACTCTCGATGGACGGGGGATTAAACTGGGGAACTGATACCCGAATAACAAATAATCCTTCTTCCTCTGAATATGCTTCTGTTTCAATCGCTGGTTATAATTTACACATTGTTTGGCAGGATAATAGAGATGGTAACTATGAGATATACTATAAACGCGACCCTACAGGTAATCCAACCAGCATATCAGTAATAAATACAGAAATACCAAAGTATTTTTCACTTTCTCAAAACTATCCAAACCCGTTTAACCCGATGACGAATATTGAGTTTTCAACAGGAAAATACAGTCATATAAGAATTACAGTGAGTGACCTCTTAGGCAGGGAAACTGAAAAGCTAGTAGATCTGAATTTAAATCCGGGAGTATATAATGCTGTATTTGAGGGTAGAAATTATCCATCTGGAATTTATTTCTATACTATGTATATTGATGGAATTAAATTTGATACTAAAAAAATGATGGTTTTAAAATAG
- a CDS encoding T9SS type A sorting domain-containing protein gives MKIFFSVLLFFSVLTTSIFSNNTMWQDVQPGSFIVKGQVYLAPIAYRTVKLNKAELFRVLSTAPLEVNVKVKNSATIISLPMPNGTFAKFRFVESPVMEAELQAQHPEMRTYLGQGIDDPYATIRFDNTPMGFHAMILSPNGSVFIDPFSMNETDYYISYYRDDFRPVVQQNFVCLTESSHESPVYNNVLTRTGEQLRTYRLAVACTGEFTTLLGGQANALNNVVTTTNRITGVYETDMAVRLVIIANNMSIIYTNGGTDPYTNNSGGALLGENQTNLDNVIGNANYDIGHVFSTGSFGGIAGLGVVCVTGNKGRGATGSTNPVGDPWSIDYVAHEMGHQFSGNHTQNNLSCNANPPTAWEPGSGITIMGYAGVCAPNLANNSIPYLHGGNLFVEMLPFTQFGAGSNCPVVTNTGNNPPVLTLPSVGGYVIPISTPFSLTGSATDPDNDPLTYSWEQTNIGPQGNPNAPTGNAPIFRPFSPVTNGTRVFPKLSDIINNTQTLGERLPTYDRLLKFRLTVRDNRAGGGGIASDEVVFQATASAGPFLVTFPNTNVTIGGAQTVTWDVANTNTAPVNCANVKISLSTDGGNTFPTVLSASTPNDGSESVTLPAIENSQARIKIEALDNIFFDMSNANFTITASIGINNNQNGTPVKFELAQNFPNPFNPVTILTYALPKKSAVTLKIYDALGRETATLVNNEIKTEGYYNVEFDATNLPSGIYYYRIEAGEFTDSKKMILIK, from the coding sequence ATGAAAATTTTCTTTTCTGTTTTACTGTTTTTTTCTGTTTTAACTACCTCAATTTTTTCAAATAATACAATGTGGCAGGATGTTCAGCCCGGTTCATTTATAGTTAAAGGACAGGTTTACCTTGCTCCAATAGCTTACAGGACTGTTAAGCTGAATAAAGCTGAGCTTTTCAGAGTTTTAAGCACTGCACCTCTTGAAGTTAATGTTAAGGTAAAAAATTCAGCAACTATTATTTCTTTGCCGATGCCAAACGGTACATTCGCAAAGTTCAGATTCGTTGAATCTCCGGTTATGGAAGCAGAGCTTCAGGCCCAGCATCCTGAAATGAGAACTTATCTTGGACAGGGTATTGATGACCCGTATGCAACGATCAGGTTTGATAACACTCCAATGGGTTTTCATGCTATGATACTTTCTCCAAACGGATCTGTTTTTATCGATCCTTTCAGCATGAATGAAACTGATTATTACATTTCTTACTACAGGGATGATTTCAGGCCGGTAGTTCAGCAGAACTTTGTTTGCTTAACTGAAAGCAGCCATGAAAGCCCTGTCTACAATAATGTATTGACCAGAACCGGCGAGCAGCTTAGAACTTACAGGCTTGCTGTAGCTTGCACAGGTGAATTTACAACTTTACTTGGAGGACAGGCAAATGCTTTAAATAATGTTGTAACAACCACTAACAGAATTACCGGTGTTTATGAAACTGATATGGCAGTAAGACTGGTAATTATTGCAAATAACATGAGCATCATATATACAAACGGCGGTACTGACCCCTATACTAATAACAGCGGCGGTGCATTACTCGGGGAAAACCAGACTAACCTGGATAATGTTATTGGTAACGCTAATTATGATATCGGGCATGTTTTCAGTACAGGCAGTTTTGGCGGTATTGCAGGACTCGGTGTAGTTTGTGTTACAGGAAACAAAGGCCGCGGAGCAACCGGCTCAACAAATCCGGTTGGAGATCCCTGGTCAATTGATTATGTTGCTCACGAAATGGGACACCAGTTCAGCGGCAACCATACACAGAATAACCTGAGCTGTAATGCAAATCCACCCACTGCATGGGAACCCGGAAGCGGTATTACAATTATGGGTTATGCAGGAGTCTGCGCTCCTAATTTAGCGAACAACAGTATTCCATATTTACACGGCGGCAACCTTTTTGTAGAAATGCTTCCTTTCACACAATTTGGAGCAGGCAGTAACTGCCCTGTTGTTACCAATACCGGAAATAATCCGCCTGTTCTTACTCTGCCTTCTGTTGGAGGATATGTAATACCTATTTCAACTCCATTCAGCTTAACAGGCTCTGCAACTGATCCTGATAATGATCCTTTAACATACTCATGGGAGCAGACAAATATCGGACCGCAGGGAAATCCAAATGCTCCAACCGGCAATGCGCCTATTTTCAGGCCATTTTCACCGGTTACAAACGGTACAAGGGTTTTCCCCAAGCTTTCTGATATTATCAATAATACACAGACCCTGGGCGAGCGTCTGCCTACATATGACAGGCTTCTTAAGTTCAGGCTGACAGTAAGAGATAACCGTGCCGGCGGCGGCGGTATTGCTTCAGATGAAGTTGTATTCCAGGCTACTGCAAGCGCAGGACCGTTCCTTGTTACATTTCCTAATACCAATGTTACTATTGGCGGCGCGCAGACTGTTACATGGGATGTTGCAAATACTAACACAGCACCTGTGAACTGCGCAAACGTGAAGATATCACTTTCTACTGATGGCGGTAATACATTCCCTACTGTTCTTTCAGCTAGCACTCCAAATGACGGAAGTGAATCAGTTACCCTGCCTGCAATTGAAAATTCACAGGCAAGAATAAAGATCGAAGCTCTTGATAATATCTTCTTTGATATGTCAAATGCTAACTTTACTATTACCGCTTCAATTGGTATAAATAACAATCAGAACGGTACCCCGGTAAAATTTGAGCTTGCTCAGAATTTCCCTAACCCGTTCAATCCTGTTACAATATTAACTTACGCTCTGCCTAAAAAATCCGCAGTCACACTTAAAATATATGACGCTCTTGGCAGAGAAACAGCTACCCTGGTAAATAATGAAATTAAAACAGAAGGTTACTACAACGTTGAATTCGACGCAACAAACCTTCCAAGCGGTATCTATTATTACAGGATAGAAGCAGGTGAATTCACAGATTCAAAGAAAATGATACTTATTAAATAA
- a CDS encoding thymidine phosphorylase, which translates to MNPVEIIKKKRNGDSLTPEEINYFISHYVKGKIPDYQKSALLMAIYFRGLNDDETLGFVKAFINSGERVDLSHIKKPKVDKHSTGGVGDKTSIILAPLVACFDVIVPMMSGRGLGHTGGTLDKLESIPGFNVHLSIPEFVKNLEKLNVSMIGQTETLTPADKKIYALRDVTATVENVGLITASITSKKIAEGSEGIVYDVKVGNGSTLPTYEKSKELASKLLKTSKDFGQSAIAVLTDMSSPLGYAIGNWAEIMECIEIMDPARKTSPLSKDLYDVTLYLAGAMLMIAGKCKDIEEGIAMAEGKLNNGECFERFKQLVKMQNGDLSVINDLEKYPKALFSDEVTASENGYIAGLDALTFGLAAVNLGCGRKTVEDKIDYSSAILLEKKIGYSVNKDDIVCRIFGETKQQVQSTIEMLINAVKISAEKPAEKGRIIEVIS; encoded by the coding sequence ATGAATCCTGTAGAAATCATAAAAAAGAAGCGAAATGGTGATTCTTTAACTCCCGAAGAGATAAATTATTTTATCTCTCATTACGTTAAAGGTAAGATACCCGATTATCAGAAATCAGCGTTGCTAATGGCTATATATTTCAGGGGTTTAAATGATGATGAGACCCTTGGCTTTGTAAAAGCTTTTATTAATTCAGGTGAAAGGGTTGATCTGTCACATATCAAAAAACCTAAGGTAGATAAACATTCAACAGGCGGAGTTGGGGATAAAACTTCCATAATATTGGCTCCGCTGGTAGCATGTTTTGATGTTATCGTGCCAATGATGTCAGGCAGGGGATTGGGTCACACAGGCGGAACGCTTGATAAGCTTGAATCAATACCCGGGTTTAACGTTCATTTAAGCATACCGGAGTTTGTTAAGAACCTGGAAAAGCTGAATGTTTCTATGATAGGGCAAACCGAAACATTAACTCCCGCCGATAAAAAGATCTACGCACTGCGTGATGTTACAGCTACAGTTGAAAATGTGGGACTCATAACAGCAAGCATAACTAGCAAAAAAATTGCAGAAGGTTCTGAAGGTATAGTTTATGATGTTAAAGTTGGCAACGGCTCAACCCTGCCAACGTATGAAAAATCAAAAGAGCTTGCTTCCAAGCTACTGAAAACTTCAAAAGATTTTGGACAGAGTGCAATTGCTGTACTAACGGATATGAGCTCTCCTTTAGGTTATGCAATAGGTAACTGGGCGGAAATAATGGAATGTATTGAGATAATGGATCCTGCAAGAAAAACATCACCGCTCTCCAAAGATCTTTACGATGTAACGTTATATCTTGCAGGAGCAATGTTAATGATTGCAGGCAAATGCAAAGATATAGAAGAAGGTATTGCAATGGCTGAGGGTAAGTTAAACAATGGTGAGTGCTTTGAAAGATTCAAGCAGCTTGTAAAAATGCAAAATGGTGATCTTTCTGTAATTAACGATCTTGAAAAATACCCCAAAGCATTATTTTCTGATGAGGTCACAGCAAGTGAGAACGGATACATCGCCGGGTTGGATGCCCTGACTTTCGGTTTAGCGGCTGTGAACCTTGGATGCGGCAGAAAGACCGTTGAAGATAAGATAGATTATTCATCAGCAATACTTCTTGAGAAAAAAATCGGTTATAGTGTTAACAAAGATGATATTGTATGCCGGATCTTTGGAGAAACTAAACAACAGGTGCAAAGCACTATAGAGATGCTTATAAATGCAGTTAAGATCTCCGCTGAGAAGCCTGCTGAAAAAGGAAGGATTATTGAAGTCATTAGTTAA
- the feoB gene encoding ferrous iron transport protein B encodes MALNITEKDCHTDTLNNLTKENNLPVIALIGMPNSGKTTLFNALTGSNFKTSNYPGATVEYSLGKLTGKFRFNSYVMDSPGIISLNPSSPDEEVTIDGLFNHPKFGMPDVVIVSCDATQLSRQLFLVKQVIDTGFKTIVALTMNDLLEKKELVVSAEKLSLLLDTPVIKVNSKSRAGLDILINKAEALYKDNSVLDYKSNIHKLALPTEEDVARLYDYTEAAERKVIEHISNKPDLDEINKKSFHSLSRTPDKNSLKLDKVFLHPLWGIIIFIISMGIIFTSIFWIAQPLMDLIDAGFSNLSGLVSEALPPDAWYSSLITNGLINGFGSVMIFVPQIVILFILLGLLEDTGYLARAAMLIDKPLSKFGLNGRSFIPMLSGYACAIPAMMAARTISNRRERFLTIMIIPLMSCSARLPVYAMLLAFVVPPDKPWIGGIGLGALYLFSLISGAVTAGIISKFKKTEEKSTFMLELPPYRLPVFRHIFKNTYYKALVYVKQAGPIIILFSLILWALTYFPNVNPELPEVRTAGLTEEQVSHIVDSERLNTSYAATIGKYVFEPILKPLGWDWRIGVSLISAFAAREIFVSAMAITFNITESEDDEENFQQSILSSMREARSPDGTKPLFTTASTIALIIYFMFAMQCLSTVAVARKETGSWKIPLLQIGLYTVMAYVLAFITYRGLNLLGVQ; translated from the coding sequence ATGGCTTTAAACATCACTGAAAAAGACTGTCACACAGATACCCTTAATAATTTAACCAAAGAAAATAATTTACCGGTAATTGCACTCATTGGCATGCCTAACTCAGGCAAAACAACTTTATTTAACGCGCTTACCGGATCAAACTTCAAAACATCCAATTATCCCGGGGCAACTGTTGAGTATTCACTTGGAAAGCTTACCGGCAAATTCCGGTTTAACTCATACGTTATGGATTCACCGGGAATTATCAGCTTAAATCCAAGCTCTCCTGATGAAGAAGTAACAATTGACGGATTATTCAACCACCCTAAATTCGGAATGCCCGATGTGGTTATTGTAAGCTGTGATGCTACCCAGCTTTCAAGGCAGCTTTTCCTGGTAAAACAGGTTATTGATACGGGCTTTAAAACTATTGTGGCATTAACTATGAATGACCTTCTTGAAAAAAAGGAGCTTGTAGTTTCTGCCGAAAAGCTTTCACTGCTTCTTGATACACCCGTTATTAAAGTTAACAGTAAATCACGGGCGGGACTTGATATACTTATAAATAAAGCCGAAGCACTTTATAAAGATAATTCTGTTTTAGACTATAAATCGAATATACATAAGCTTGCCTTACCCACTGAAGAGGATGTTGCAAGGCTTTATGACTACACTGAAGCAGCAGAGAGAAAAGTAATTGAACATATTTCTAATAAGCCGGATCTCGATGAAATAAATAAAAAAAGCTTTCATTCACTTTCAAGAACCCCTGATAAAAATTCACTTAAGCTTGATAAAGTTTTTCTGCACCCGCTTTGGGGGATAATTATTTTCATTATCTCAATGGGAATAATATTCACGTCAATCTTCTGGATTGCTCAGCCTTTAATGGATCTCATCGATGCTGGTTTCAGCAATTTATCCGGTTTGGTTTCTGAGGCACTCCCGCCGGATGCATGGTACAGCAGCCTTATAACCAACGGCTTAATCAACGGTTTTGGCTCGGTTATGATATTCGTTCCGCAGATCGTTATACTTTTCATTTTACTCGGGCTGCTTGAAGATACAGGGTACCTTGCAAGGGCTGCAATGCTGATAGATAAACCGCTCAGTAAATTCGGGCTTAACGGCAGGTCATTTATTCCAATGCTCTCAGGCTACGCCTGCGCGATTCCCGCAATGATGGCGGCAAGGACAATTTCTAACAGGCGTGAACGGTTCCTGACAATCATGATAATTCCGCTTATGAGCTGCAGCGCGCGGCTTCCTGTTTATGCTATGCTGCTCGCCTTTGTTGTTCCGCCTGATAAGCCGTGGATAGGCGGTATCGGGCTTGGAGCATTGTATCTTTTCAGCCTAATATCAGGGGCAGTAACTGCCGGAATAATAAGCAAATTCAAAAAGACCGAAGAGAAATCAACATTTATGCTTGAGCTTCCCCCCTACAGGCTTCCTGTATTCAGGCATATTTTCAAGAATACATATTATAAAGCTCTCGTATATGTAAAACAGGCAGGTCCGATAATAATTTTATTTTCACTCATCCTTTGGGCTTTAACATATTTCCCGAATGTAAACCCGGAACTGCCTGAAGTCAGAACCGCAGGTTTGACCGAAGAGCAGGTATCTCACATAGTGGATTCCGAACGTCTGAATACATCATATGCAGCTACCATTGGCAAATATGTTTTTGAACCGATCTTAAAACCGCTCGGGTGGGATTGGAGAATAGGGGTTTCGCTGATTTCAGCATTTGCAGCCCGTGAGATATTTGTAAGCGCAATGGCTATTACGTTTAATATAACCGAAAGCGAAGATGATGAAGAGAACTTCCAGCAGTCAATTTTGAGCTCAATGCGCGAAGCGCGTTCACCTGACGGCACAAAGCCGCTTTTCACAACTGCTTCTACAATTGCACTTATTATTTATTTTATGTTCGCAATGCAGTGCCTTTCAACAGTTGCTGTTGCGAGGAAAGAAACCGGCTCATGGAAAATCCCTTTATTACAAATAGGATTATATACTGTCATGGCTTATGTGCTGGCGTTTATTACATACCGCGGTTTAAATCTGCTGGGTGTGCAGTAG
- a CDS encoding ferrous iron transport protein A: MTENTGIINNISVADMKIGETASITSVGDDCIDIHCHCLRLMELGFTPGQEVTIIARSPFKDPIAVSVRGTIIALRKSEAECIKIN, encoded by the coding sequence TTGACTGAAAATACCGGAATAATCAATAATATTTCTGTAGCCGATATGAAAATTGGTGAAACTGCCAGCATAACTTCTGTCGGGGATGACTGCATCGATATACACTGCCATTGCTTAAGGCTGATGGAGCTTGGCTTCACACCGGGGCAGGAAGTCACAATTATTGCCAGATCACCTTTTAAAGATCCTATAGCTGTATCCGTACGCGGAACGATAATTGCTTTAAGAAAAAGTGAAGCTGAATGTATTAAGATAAACTGA
- a CDS encoding M20/M25/M40 family metallo-hydrolase, whose product MKAIYTIFVVFIIVSSTIFSQVGYSPRIDSISNLVTLQTLSKLNRELCGDTSTIIGGVPYTIVSRHSNTVHNPKAAQFIYERFQSYGLTARYMNYRTNGQNVIATKIGTKYPNQYYIICGHYDNMPSGSLAPGADDNASGTCAVMEAARLLAPFNFDYTLIFVAFDEEEQGLIGSRAYADSSYNRGDSIKGVLNFDMIAWDGNNDYKLNLFTNSASQNFTNITKIAYNIYQPMLDPVVSVGNMSSSDHYYFWQRGYNAYCGIELMSDFHPYYHTVNDNFANVKMPYFLKFTQASLAALMTYGWNFTINFAHTPITGSSDTGPRTASVVITSPYKLKKITNGPRLYYRVNGGSFTALNYVYNNLDTFRFTIPGQSTGANVEYYFAAQDSLANFIGTLPVGGKGLNPPGTVPPATFLQYTVLTAIASNNEPAEFTLSQNYPNPFNPMTNIEFSTGKYSHIRITVSDLLGRETIELVDNYYPLGVHNAVFEGKRYSSGIYFYSMYVDGILTHTKKMMLIK is encoded by the coding sequence ATGAAAGCTATCTATACAATTTTTGTTGTATTCATTATTGTTTCATCAACTATTTTTTCACAGGTTGGGTACAGCCCACGGATTGATTCCATTTCAAACCTGGTTACCTTGCAGACACTTTCAAAGCTCAACAGGGAGCTTTGCGGTGATACTTCTACTATAATAGGCGGAGTGCCGTATACTATTGTATCAAGGCATTCAAACACTGTGCATAACCCAAAAGCAGCACAGTTCATTTATGAACGATTCCAGAGTTACGGACTGACTGCAAGGTATATGAATTACAGAACAAACGGTCAGAATGTTATAGCAACGAAGATCGGTACCAAATATCCAAATCAATACTACATAATATGCGGACATTATGATAATATGCCCTCAGGCTCACTGGCACCAGGAGCAGATGATAACGCTTCAGGCACTTGTGCTGTAATGGAAGCAGCAAGGCTGCTTGCTCCGTTTAATTTTGATTATACTTTAATTTTTGTAGCTTTTGATGAAGAAGAGCAGGGTCTAATAGGCAGCCGCGCTTATGCGGATTCATCATATAACAGGGGAGACTCTATTAAAGGAGTATTGAACTTTGATATGATAGCCTGGGACGGGAACAATGATTATAAGCTGAATCTCTTCACAAATTCAGCTTCGCAAAACTTTACCAATATTACCAAGATCGCCTATAACATATATCAGCCAATGCTCGACCCGGTTGTTTCAGTCGGCAATATGTCATCAAGTGATCATTATTACTTCTGGCAGCGCGGCTACAATGCATACTGCGGTATTGAGCTTATGAGCGATTTTCATCCGTATTATCATACTGTGAACGATAATTTCGCCAATGTAAAAATGCCGTATTTTCTTAAGTTCACACAGGCTTCACTTGCAGCTTTAATGACTTACGGATGGAATTTTACAATAAATTTTGCACATACACCAATTACAGGCTCAAGTGATACGGGACCCAGGACTGCCAGCGTGGTAATCACATCACCATATAAACTTAAAAAGATCACAAACGGACCGAGGCTATATTACAGGGTTAATGGAGGCTCGTTTACGGCATTGAATTATGTTTACAATAATCTCGATACTTTCAGATTTACCATTCCCGGCCAAAGCACCGGAGCAAATGTAGAATATTATTTTGCAGCACAGGATTCACTTGCTAATTTTATTGGCACGCTGCCCGTTGGCGGAAAAGGACTTAACCCGCCGGGTACAGTACCACCTGCAACATTCCTGCAGTATACAGTGTTGACGGCTATTGCTTCCAATAATGAACCGGCTGAATTCACTTTAAGCCAGAACTATCCAAACCCGTTTAACCCGATGACGAATATTGAGTTTTCAACCGGGAAATACAGTCATATAAGAATAACAGTGAGTGACCTCTTAGGCAGGGAAACTATTGAGCTGGTTGATAATTATTACCCGCTGGGCGTACATAATGCAGTATTTGAAGGAAAAAGATATTCATCAGGAATATATTTTTATTCAATGTATGTCGATGGAATCCTTACTCATACAAAGAAAATGATGCTGATAAAATAA